In the Candidatus Polarisedimenticolaceae bacterium genome, one interval contains:
- a CDS encoding phosphotransferase, translating to MRPELVAWLEDAYPRLRWRGLAGDASTRKFWRILFPEQATRIVMDYGAPFAGETDDVRLSRVFHEAGLRIASIEHVAPDPGCLVLEDLGDRTFEIALTGASSSQVEDLYRRAVDFAVAIAERGTRALRRSERAAGPALDSEKFRFEMDFFVEHYVRGFRGAESIDEALVESLRQLADVAAASPRVLCHRDYHARNLMVLRDGELAMVDIQDARWGPDTYDLASLLRDAYVDLDEELVVELCERYRTGLPDPPEPGAFRSRFGIVAAQRMIKALGTFGYQVHRLGRDRYREAIPRTVRRLSRLLPTSSVPATLVHAMERARLLET from the coding sequence ATGCGTCCGGAGCTCGTCGCCTGGCTCGAGGACGCCTACCCCCGCCTCCGCTGGCGGGGCCTCGCCGGGGACGCCTCCACCCGGAAGTTCTGGAGGATCCTCTTCCCCGAGCAGGCGACGCGGATCGTGATGGACTATGGCGCCCCCTTCGCCGGGGAGACCGACGACGTGCGACTGTCGCGGGTGTTCCACGAGGCGGGGCTGCGGATCGCGTCGATCGAACACGTCGCTCCCGACCCCGGCTGCCTCGTCCTCGAGGACCTGGGGGACCGGACCTTCGAGATCGCCCTGACCGGCGCCTCCAGCTCCCAGGTCGAGGACCTCTACCGGCGCGCCGTCGACTTCGCCGTCGCCATTGCGGAACGGGGGACGCGGGCGTTGCGACGCTCGGAACGGGCGGCCGGCCCCGCCCTCGACTCCGAGAAGTTCCGATTCGAGATGGACTTCTTCGTCGAGCACTACGTTCGCGGGTTCCGCGGCGCCGAGTCGATCGACGAGGCCCTCGTCGAGTCGCTGCGTCAACTCGCCGACGTCGCGGCGGCCAGCCCGCGGGTTCTCTGTCATCGCGACTACCACGCCCGCAACCTGATGGTCCTCCGGGACGGCGAGCTCGCGATGGTGGATATCCAGGACGCCCGTTGGGGGCCGGACACCTACGACCTGGCCTCCCTGCTTCGGGACGCCTACGTCGACCTCGACGAGGAGTTGGTCGTCGAGTTGTGCGAGCGATACCGAACCGGGCTTCCCGATCCTCCCGAGCCTGGCGCGTTCCGCTCGCGCTTCGGGATCGTCGCCGCGCAGCGGATGATCAAGGCGCTCGGGACCTTCGGCTACCAGGTCCACCGTCTCGGGCGCGACCGCTACCGGGAGGCCATTCCGCGCACCGTCCGCAGGCTCTCCCGGCTTCTGCCGACCTCCTCCGTCCCCGCCACGCTCGTGCACGCCATGGAGAGGGCGCGCCTACTCGAAACGTAG
- a CDS encoding class IV adenylate cyclase, which yields MSASRETEVKLPFESTRAAREALSRAGARLEVARSFEDNRIYDRGDGSLERDGLVLRLRVDDGGGRITFKGPVEGERRHKARVEHETVVGDPDAAHRLLEGLGYRVAWRYQKYRTTYRLHDVEAMLDETPIGCWVELEGEPDAIDRAAARLGIPPDRYVTDTYRDLAVRHARERGIALADLVFESAAP from the coding sequence ATGTCCGCGTCACGCGAGACCGAAGTGAAGCTGCCCTTCGAGTCCACCCGCGCGGCGCGGGAGGCGCTGAGCCGCGCCGGGGCCCGCCTCGAGGTGGCGCGCTCGTTCGAGGACAACCGGATCTACGACCGCGGGGATGGTTCCCTGGAGCGGGACGGGCTCGTCTTGCGACTGCGCGTGGACGACGGCGGCGGGCGGATCACCTTCAAGGGGCCGGTCGAGGGGGAGCGCCGCCACAAGGCGCGCGTCGAACACGAGACCGTCGTCGGGGATCCCGACGCGGCGCACCGGCTGCTCGAAGGCCTCGGTTACCGCGTCGCGTGGCGTTACCAGAAGTACCGCACCACCTACCGGCTCCACGACGTCGAGGCGATGCTCGACGAAACGCCGATCGGCTGCTGGGTCGAGCTCGAAGGCGAGCCCGACGCGATCGATCGCGCGGCGGCCCGGCTCGGCATTCCCCCCGATCGCTACGTGACCGACACCTACCGCGATCTCGCGGTGCGTCATGCGCGCGAGCGCGGGATCGCCCTCGCCGACCTCGTCTTCGAGAGCGCGGCGCCGTGA
- a CDS encoding sugar phosphate nucleotidyltransferase, with protein MVLAAGLGERMLPLTRTVPKPAIPVLGRPLLAQVISRLAAAGVRSLAINLHHLPDRVREVAEAAVPAGFEELAFFEERGTILGTGGGLKNAERTLRGHGTILVRNSDFLSDIPIDRALEAHRRSGLPATLVLVPERPGYTPLDVDASGRVSSIGGEPPAPAGSSRFRGTFTGLHFIEEEILDRLPSGRPSDIVREVYRPLVAEGRLGAWIHRGHWLEFGTPREYLDGSLQLLDLPFSQLRRFAEPDPIREFPNARVAMGAGAEAADPVASLRGRVALGLAARVGSGTRIVDSVVLPEAWIGPEARLERVVVGPGAEIPAGFSIQDALLCADPGDGSAVPPGVERVSGLLVRRFA; from the coding sequence ATGGTGCTCGCCGCCGGCCTCGGCGAGCGGATGCTCCCGTTGACGCGCACGGTGCCGAAACCGGCGATCCCGGTTCTCGGTCGGCCGCTCCTGGCGCAGGTGATCTCGAGGCTCGCCGCCGCCGGGGTGCGTTCCCTGGCGATCAACCTGCACCACCTCCCCGACCGGGTCCGGGAGGTCGCCGAAGCCGCGGTCCCGGCCGGGTTCGAGGAGCTCGCCTTTTTCGAGGAACGCGGGACGATCCTCGGCACCGGGGGGGGCCTCAAGAACGCCGAACGGACGCTGCGGGGTCACGGCACGATCCTCGTTCGGAACAGCGATTTCCTCAGCGACATCCCCATCGACCGGGCCCTCGAGGCGCATCGCCGGTCGGGGCTTCCCGCGACCCTGGTGCTCGTCCCCGAGCGGCCTGGGTATACCCCCCTCGACGTCGATGCGTCCGGGCGCGTCAGCTCGATCGGAGGGGAGCCGCCGGCGCCCGCCGGGTCGAGCCGCTTCCGGGGGACGTTCACCGGCCTCCACTTCATCGAGGAAGAGATCCTCGACCGGCTTCCTTCCGGTCGGCCGAGCGACATCGTCCGGGAGGTGTACCGGCCGCTGGTGGCGGAAGGGCGGCTGGGGGCCTGGATCCACCGCGGGCACTGGCTCGAGTTCGGGACGCCCCGGGAGTACCTCGACGGTTCCCTGCAGCTGCTGGACCTTCCGTTCTCGCAGCTGCGCCGCTTCGCGGAGCCCGATCCGATCCGGGAGTTCCCGAACGCGCGGGTGGCGATGGGCGCCGGTGCGGAGGCGGCCGACCCGGTGGCCAGCCTGAGAGGGCGCGTGGCCCTCGGCTTGGCGGCGCGCGTCGGGTCGGGGACCCGGATCGTCGATTCCGTCGTCCTTCCGGAGGCCTGGATCGGCCCGGAGGCGCGCTTGGAGCGGGTCGTCGTCGGTCCCGGAGCCGAGATTCCCGCGGGATTCTCGATCCAGGACGCTCTCCTCTGCGCCGACCCGGGGGACGGATCCGCCGTCCCCCCCGGCGTGGAGAGGGTCTCGGGACTCCTCGTACGGAGGTTCGCGTGA